Part of the Anoplopoma fimbria isolate UVic2021 breed Golden Eagle Sablefish chromosome 4, Afim_UVic_2022, whole genome shotgun sequence genome, ttatattaaatggaCGTTCaagtaaatgtcaaaatgaaaacaattgcCAATCACTAGTTCCATGAGTCCGAGGCGatgtcttgttttatctgaCCAGCAGTCAGAACCAACAGAAactattaatatatttttcgtAGTGATGTGGTTTCACAGTCAACCTGTTTCTCTCTACGTCAAAAACCTGGACGATGAATTGCGTCTCTTGGATCACATTCTCTGACATCCACCTACACAatgaggagagatgagaggttAGGGGAGCAGTGGCCGGAGGTTTGGCACCAGCTATCCTCTTATGTGAGCCATGGGGGGTTTCCCAGAACCTGATACTCTGGGAACCACTGCCGTGGCGGGGCATCCCAGCTGGGAACCGGCGCCCACATCCTTGCCACGGGCATTCCAGAGGTCCACCGCCACTTGGTCTCCAGCGGCATCATGGATACACCCATGCATCCCTGCTGCCCACTCTCAGTAGCCAGTGAGTGTCCCCGGACTGATggtcagttttgtttttgggtGGTTTTTTGGTCACATTCTTGCTGGTTGTAGGTGCCCAACGGGCCAACTCGTAGAGGTCACGTACTGGGGCTGTCTGATTGCATGGCGGTATGTGTTAACGTCTGTGCTTACAGGGTGAGGGCATGTTTTGACCACGAAAAGTTCATGAATGGCCTGTGATGTCATCCATGAAGTATTTGAGTGTGTCCACGTCACCCTGCGGCCTTCTGTTTGTCTCAACATGAAATACAACAATAAGCCACGGTGCAGATGTGGCCTCCTGAGTTTACATCAGAGCGTGTGCCTGTGCACGTAGACAGGCAGTGATTATAACTTTCACGTCATGTATTTTAACTGGAGCTCACTGACTCTGCAAACAGCGCTCTCTCagaattatttttcattccttttttaaaaacctttttggTCCGCAGGAGCGGGAATAGgtgatgtgtttatgtttagaGTCAGCTTAAACACTTATAGTTTTTCTCCAGGAACATTAACTGAAGGGTGGTTGTGTCTTTGCTGGGAGAAAAGCCCAGTCCATCAGAATACTTAGAAATCTACCTCAAAATACTCTACACTGTACATAACACTGTAGTAAAGTACTTAGATCCATTACTTTTGAGAAAGAAACAATATTGcagtgtaaaaatatttaaatgcaagtAAGCCCTGCATTTAAAATTCACAAGTACATAAGTATTAGGCTTCCAGCAAATAACTTATCCAAAGTGAAAGTGCTCATTATGCCTAATAGACCCTTTCAGTAAGGGTACCCTGAAAGATTATGCACACAAGAtgatattttgtaataataaagACACTTCTGAACTTCAGGGGCCCTTctgttagttttttttgcagaacaaGTTACAACTTTATCATATTTGGTGATGTAAATCCCAGTGGAATTTAACATAATTTCAACCAGAGCAGGTCTAATCAGCCACATGAATGAAATCCCCTGTGTTGGTGCTTTTAATCTATAacaacacattgtttgtttgtatgtaaatCAACATAACTACTAACATGAGTTCTCAGATACATTTTATGgagtaaaaactacaacattTCCCTTGAAACAGAACTCCCTGTACATCTTCCAGCAGCCTGCAGTTAAATTAGGTGCCTCTTAGCTCAAGGAGAGCAAACGTCAAAAGTAAAGAATTTACTGGAGTACGCTGATTTGCAGCCTTTAATTGTGCAAACATAGTGGAAGCCCATTTCCGCCActgtgatgaaaaataaaagtcattatagtgtgaaaatttaaaaatgatgagatagtatctcaaaataatgatttattattgtgattaattattttgagatactaaatcaaaaatattgagaaagtttctcattattttgaaatgcaaaattattattttgatatgctgactcattattttgaaatattgctAGTTTTTCCTCATTGTGAGATAGGCCAACTAAGACGTTATTTTAATATgctgacaacatttttttagattgtgtttcattataatgacttacagaatcatttttttcatcacaatGGCGGAAATGTCTTGatcagaataaaaaacaaaactagcCTGTCAACTATCATAAGGCCCAGTATACAGTGAGCCAAACCTATGGAGGTAGTGCACGGCATGACTATCATTCCAGAGAGTTGTAGTCTGCCAGtctggagacacagagagtCTTCTGTGAGCAGCTAATATGAAAGTATTTCTGTGATGTTGACGTTGTTATTTTCAGCTGAAGGATGAAGGACGTcatgatgtttatgtttttatttggcaGAGTTCAATTTATTTCGGCTGCGATCAACGGGGAACTGTTTGGTGGACAAACAGTGAACCAAGTCCAAGACgctgttactgttactgtttaTGTTCTGACTGACCAGCctacttaaaaaacaaactgtctcCAATGCTTTTTGCTTCAAAATGATTGAAGCAAAAATGtctaatgttactttttttatgtctttctctctgtctccctctgaaACACAGATATCACCTCTTGGCTGCCTCTCTCATCTTTAAAGCGGCGCCACCTGTGTGATagcagagtgtttgtgtgcatgttttacGTGTGTTGCCGTCCCATTTTCCCCACATTAGTGCATTAGTATGCAGGGTGCTTGTGTGTCAGTCTTGTgcgtgtgcatatgtgtgtccGTGCTCCTCCGCAGTGCTATTTCACAGCCACCTACAGAAAGTGACACCTACACGGTAAGGATGGACAAATCTCACTAcctgcctctctcctcctctcttactCCTTTTCCTTTCTGTGCATCTTCCTTTCTTCCATATgatcacacatttttttgtgttgaaatgtGACTTCaaatcctcttttttctctcctagctccatttctttttttcctcatattcATCTTGTTTAATATTCCACAGTAGTTTTTCCATTCCAGCATTTTATAGTAGTCCTGGCTGGGGGTAATTTTAGCTTTAATTCCATGTTTTTTCAGGCcacactttttctttccatGCAGCCCACAgcagcatctttttttccagaatgATAATGAGCCTTTTTCCAAACAGGGGCTATAAattctttgttttgaaattGACATTCGGCTGAAggaaagtattttaaaatgtcacaaaggCTTTAACAGGAGCcgcctttttgtttctttggcCCAGCACTCCTATACGAATACACAGGAAACAGGTTTCTCTatcctctgcttcttttttaaaGTCCCACTACTGGggatttattatgttttatgaatatattatgCAACTGCTTGGCTCAGAGAGCCTGTTTCTTTCCATCATTTTCTCAcaccctccttctctctctggtgCTCTTTGCAGGAATGCACAGATGGGTATCATTGGGACCATCAGACTGAGCACTGCAAAGGTATGCATTTATTCCATCTCACCACCTAATTATTTTATACAGAAACAGCTTAATAATCCTGTTGCTCCTCATGCTCAGTCCTTTCCTTTAGACTAATTCCTAACAAggttgtctctgtgtctcccaTTAGACATAAACGAGTGTGAGACCATTCCAGATGCATGCAAAGGGGAAATGAAGTGCTTCAACCACTACGGAGGTTACCTGTGCCTTCCCCGCTCTGCTTCTGTTATCCCAGCCCCGGAGCCCCCCATCACGCCCACCGAGACCAACCCCTGCCCTCTGGGCTACGAGGCGCAGGGAGACAGCTGTGTGGGTGGGTGTCTGGTTTGTTGGTTTGTATGTCTGGGGGTTTGTAGGTGGACAGGTGGCCACAGGATGAGTGATCATTAagcatgtttgtgtgattgtgtgagtTTATTGTCGGCAGCCACAGATTGCGAGGGACAGGTGGTCGTAGCAGGTGTTGGGACTGGTGGCTGCGTGTTGGTGCaaactgtgtgggtgtgagtgagtgtgagtctggggtggggtgggggggcagaCAGACACCTTAGGAATTTGGAAGGTTTCACACGAGGACAGCTGCTGTGCTTTAAGAATCTGACGTGAAGCGAGAAACCTACTAGTGCTGGAGGACAACGAGGTGTTCATCTGGGACGGCAAACATGATTCAGCATGATGTGATGTTCTCAGCTGTCGGGTGCAAATGAGGGGAACAGAGTCGCCATCGTCTGCCCTCCAATAGTCACACTGTGCCTTTCAGTCATGATGAATGATGCTGTGTTTGCTCACAATAACCACTTTTCTTCCCCCCACGTGTGTCGTTTTTTTCATTCCACCCACAAACACAGATATCAATGAGTGTGAGCGAGACGAACATGACTGCCAGCCCAGCCAGCAGTGTATCAACACACTGGGTGCCTTCACCTGTCAGTGCCCGGATGGTTACCGCAAGGTTGGCACAGAGTGCATTGGTGAGATTATCTGAATTCATCCTTTAAGTAGTGTAGCTACGCAGGTTTAAATATGTCAattctgatttttttcccccttgctAGATGGCCTGGGGGAAAGTTAGTTATAGCTGCAAGAGTGACCTTTGAATATCCTTTTTCTGACTCCATTTCCCTCTCTCAGATATTGATGAGTGCAGGTACAGGTACTGCCAACATCGCTGTGTTAATGTCCCCGGCTCCTTCTCCTGTCAGTGTGAACCTGGTTTCCAGCTGGCAGGAAACAACCGATCTTGCATCGGTGAGTGACGCCCTCTGCAACTGATTATAAGACTCAACAGTCTAAGCCAATGTCTCTGAAGTCAGGCAACAGGTCTGCACAGTGTGTGTAGTGCCTCCAATCAATTTTGATCTTACAGCGATCTTACTCAGGCtttaacaaaaatgcaaaacattaaaGCCTTTGAAAATGTCGTTTCAAATTTTAAAGGGCAACTCCATTGATTTTCAATTAAAGTCTCTTAACAAGTCTTGGGGAGTCCTGCATATGTGAACAAAATTGGTTTAAAGCCTTTCGTAGTTTCAGAGGGAGTTGTATGAAGTCTGATAAATAGCCTCAAGTGACTCAGCAagttggaaaatgaaaaagaaactggTGGAGTAGAATAATTATGAAGTGAGACATCTGTAGTACGCATCTAATCTATGCTTAAAGCTAATGGCTCACAGCTACATTAGCTGCCACTAGCATAATACAACCAAATTCCTGTCAGCAgtcaagttgcattatgggtatCAAAGGCGTTATGTTTTGGCAAGGGAGAAGACTGTGTAGCTATATATCTTTTGTTGTACTGATTTTGATCAAATTTTCTATTGTGAGTCTTACAATGTTACAGCAGTGCAGGGCTAAATCAATGTACGCTTTTAAGCATTTCTCTGTAACAttacatttccatgacaacatcGGTAACAGTTAAAGTTaagattaaagaaaatgtataaatggtTTGACCCTCAAAAACTCTGTTAATCTTCATCAGCTGTTGTTGGCTGGCAACGTTAACAACACTCCCACACCTGTCATTAcatattgatataatattgacAAATTCTAATCGGTGCACAGATGCACAGTACGTTGCCTTTTCACAAGTCTCACTTTACACTAGTGAGAAAAACTGCACAGACAGAAATCTGATGTGTGACGAAAACCCCAAAAACCTTTGGTGTGTTAATTTCGGACCCCAACATTCAAAGTAACAGGCTGATTGgccttttatatttttggagcaatcatttagatttttgactTCAGTTCCAGTTTTTGATCcaagaacagttttttttggatGTGTTTGCTATTTGACTCTGTCAGCATTTACGTGTATCTATAAAATCTACCTCCCCTCCCTTtagatgtgaatgaatgtgagaTGGGTGCCCCCTGCTCTCAGAGGTGTTACAACACGTATGGCACCTTCCTGTGTCGCTGTGACCAGGGCTATGAACTGGGGCCTGATGGCTTCACTTGTAACGGTAAGAGACCCACTCCCTCTGTAAAGAAAGATTATTATGAGTACAAACTACAGAgtcactttgttttctttccccgTTATACAACCTGACTGTTTAAACTTGACAGACATCGATGAGTGCAGCTACTCCAGTTACCTGTGCCAGTACCAGTGTGTCAACGAACCAGGCAAGTTCTCCTGCGTGTGCCCAGAAGGATACCAGCTGCAAGGCACCAGACTATGCCAGGGTAAGCACAACCcgcctccctttcctccctctggTCCTAACACCTTCCTCTCTGTGCTTTCAGAGTCACAAATGCTGCACTGAGTCAACGCTTATTCATTCTTTAACAGTAGCTCTATTCTTGTCCCGTTCTTGTTCAAATCAAACATCACCAgctatttttttctcctgcagatATAAATGAATGTGAGACAGGTGAGCATCAGTGTAGCGACACACAGACCTGCGTGAACATCCACGGACGATACCAGTGTGTGGACACAAACCGGTGCCAGGAGCCTTACGTACAGGTGTCTGAGAAGTGAGTGACACCTCGTGAAAGCTTGTGCGCACGCTCTCGCACCTTTTCCCTATTACTAA contains:
- the efemp2a gene encoding EGF-containing fibulin-like extracellular matrix protein 2a, translated to MQGACVSVLCVCICVSVLLRSAISQPPTESDTYTECTDGYHWDHQTEHCKDINECETIPDACKGEMKCFNHYGGYLCLPRSASVIPAPEPPITPTETNPCPLGYEAQGDSCVDINECERDEHDCQPSQQCINTLGAFTCQCPDGYRKVGTECIDIDECRYRYCQHRCVNVPGSFSCQCEPGFQLAGNNRSCIDVNECEMGAPCSQRCYNTYGTFLCRCDQGYELGPDGFTCNDIDECSYSSYLCQYQCVNEPGKFSCVCPEGYQLQGTRLCQDINECETGEHQCSDTQTCVNIHGRYQCVDTNRCQEPYVQVSENRCVCPVNKPVCRDLPFSIVHRYMSITSERSVPSDIFQIQATSVSPGAYNTFRIRSGDENSDFYIRQINNISAMLVLARAVSGPREYTLDLEMVSVNPLLTYQGNYQSSSALRLSIYVGPYTF